The genomic DNA TTAGACCTGTATCGGCTGAAAAACGAAGCTGAGTTATATGACTTGGGGTTATTTGATATTCTGGATAAAGGGATCACAGTTATTGAATGGCCCTCATTGGCAAAAGACATTCTTCCCTATCAAACCTGCAAACTGCAATTTCACTTTGACGGGGAAAAACGTTGGGTAGATATTATTCCCGATAGTGAACACTCTAAGTATTTCGTTTAAGGAGAAAAAATGATTACAGCACTACTTGTAATTATCTGCATAGCTATTGCGGCAGGTATTGTCTGGCTGATATTTACTAAGGATAAAGTTATTGCCCGCACCTGGGGAATAGTTGGATTGTCCTTTATTATCGGTTTAACTGTTTTCGGCTACTTTTTTATGCAAAGCAGGCAAGCTCCAACCAGTTTACGCGTAGTTGGTTATGCCAGTAAACTCTTTGAATCTGACTTGGTAAAATGGAACCTCACAATGCAACGCAATGTTAGTAATGATAGCTTAAAAGAGGGCTACACCAAAATGAGCAGCGATGTAACCGCTTTCCAAAAATATTTAACGGAGCAGGGTATTCCAGAAAAGGATATCAGCATCCAGCCCATAAATAGCTATCAGACAACAGATAACTATGGTAATCACACCGGTTATACCTTAAATCAAAATGTCTTTGTGGTCTCTTCTGATATCCCTAAAATAGAGACCCTGGCTTTAAAACCCGATTTCTTTGCGGAACGAGGTATTTTACTGCAAAATTCCAACCTGGCATACCTCTATACTAAGCTGCCAGATTTGAAAAAACAGCTTCTTTCCGAAGCAACTAAAGATGCTGTTGCGCGGGCTCATGAAATTGCCGGTAGCGGAAATACCAAGCTTGGCAAATTAAGAGAGGCACGAGCAGGTGTCTTTCAAATTACCGAGCCCTATTCTACCGAAGTTTCAGATTATGGTATATACAATACAAGCACACGCAGTAAAAGCATTTCCGTAACTTTAACCGCTATTTTTAAGCTCCAGTAGAAATATTTCCACAAAGAATGTTCAAATTTTCACGCAAATTGACTTGCGAAGGGAGTGAAATAGCTTAGTATTTCTTTATAAGATAATCCGTGATCAGGTGTAAAGATGAAATTTAAATGGTTATTTCTACCCTTGGGTTTAGCATTGATCATTGTCTGCGCTTTTGCTTGTTCTTCGCAACAGAAGAAAATTCTACGCGTGGGAACCGATGCAGAAGATCCGCCTTTCACTTATCAGGAAGGGAACGATATTAAAGGCATTGATATAGAAATATGTAAACGGATTGCAGATAAATTGGGTATTCAGTTACAAGTTACCCGCTACCCTTTTGAGGACTTGTTTTCTGCCTTGGCACAGAATAAAATTGATATTGCTGCTTCCGCTATAACCATCACTCCCAAACGCAAACAGACAATGGATTTTACAATTCCCTATTTTGAAACAGACCTTGCCGTAGTTGCCAAAGCAGGTTCTCCTGTGCAAATTGCAAACATTGAGGATATGGGAAAATACCGTGTCGGCTGCCAAAATACTACCACCAGTCACCAATATTTAACTGAGAATTTAGTAGAAAAAGACCTGCTGCCGAAAGAAAAACTAAAACTCTACCCTACAGTGATAGAAACTTTGGGAGAGCTGCTGAATAACAAGATAGACCTGATGGTCTTTGACGAATGAGTAGCTAAAACTATTTCTGAACAGGGAGAAATAAAAGTTGTCTATACCATTCAGACCAACGAACAATATGGGTTCGCTATGCAATTGGGCAAGGAAATAAATGTAAGGATTAATAAGGCAATGAAGGAATTAAAAGATAGCGGGGAACTGGAAAACATCATCAAAGAATATATGCACTAAAAAAACCCTTCACCTTTCACCCTTCACCCTTCACCGTTCACCTTTCACCTTTCACTGTTCACCGTTCACCCTTCACTGTTCACCCTTCATTTCCAACGCTCCGGCAAAGCACAATTGAGTACACAACGAGCATCCAACACATTTATCCGAATCAATTTCAGGATAGCCATCTGCATCTAATTCAATTGCCTGATAAGGGCAGCGAGTGCAATTTCCGCATTTTAGGCACAATTCCTGGATGAGAGAAGAGCTTTTGGTTTTCTTAGGTAAGTTCGGAAAGTCCGTAATAGGTTTTGGCTGTGCTTTTCCAATAAGTTCGGCTACACTTGTTAAGCCCTTTGCTTCCAAAAGGTAAGAAAGTCCCATTTTCAATTCATCTATAATGCCGTAACCGTATTTTTCCACAATTGTGCAGAATTGAACATTTTTGGCGCCTAAAGCTAAAAAGTTTGCTGCATCCAGATAGTTCATTGCACCTCCGTTTCCGGAGATGAAAATTCCGCTTTTTCCAGCACGGGCTAAATTTAAATAACTGATAGGTAAAATGCCTTCACCGCTTAAGCCAACTATTATTCCTTCGTCCCAGGGTTTTTCTTTTTCCCTGAAAGCCAAAGCCGGGAATGTATTCGCCAAAGTTATTCCGGCTTTTTTTGCGGGGTATTTATCCAAAACTCTTTTAACTGCAGAAAGAATTGGATAGATAGCAGTTACCGCACCGGTTAGTTTAAAAAGTTTAGGAATTTCCGGATTGCTGATTTCCATCACCCAATCAATTATCTTAGCAGTTAAAACAGGGTCTTGAGCTACAATATCACCTTTTGTTCCATCTCCACCTTGAGGACAGGATAAACTGTATTCAATTCCCATCGCACCTGCTTGTTCCAGCTTTAAAGTATTGGCTTGCCAGCACTTTTTATCATTAATATCATCACCGGTAACGGGACCGCCTGTTGAAGCCATCGTTAAGCGATCGGGAAAGTCCTTTATTAACAGAGCTATTTCTTCACAAACCCTCTCCAAAGGATGCTCGGAAACATTATCACAATTGGCAAAGGTCTTTTTCTTATCCCCAAAGGTGAACATATATTCACCTGGAATATGAATATCTTCATTATCAAAAGCCGTTTTCATAATTCCCCCGCTCCAGCCGGCAAGATATGCTTTTTTCATTTGTTCATAGCCATCGGAAGGGGGAGCGGCTGAAAGAATAAAAGGGGAATCCATTTTTCTGCCAAAGAAATCGGTCTGCAGTGAAACAGGATATTTTTTCCAACCCCAAACAGGAAAACAGCACTTAGTTGCTTTTTCAGGTTCTGCAATATCTTGTTTGCCTAAACGGGAATGCACTAATAAAGCAGTATTTTTACCTGAGGCAACTGCTTCAACCACTGTAGTTGGTCCGTTTATCATATCTCCACAGCAGAAAAGACGGTCTGAAAGGGTCTTTAGTTTATTAACAGCAAAAGGAGGTTTGTTTCCGATAGCAATAATAACCAAATCAAAAGGACGAAAGGATTCTGTGGTTCCTTCTTCGTCCCTAAGCAAATTCGGGGCAAACTTTTCTCCCTTGGGAAGATAGACCTTTTTCGTCTTAATTCCTTTAATATGTTTGCCTTCATTAACTATTTCCGTTATTCTGGTGCGTGGTGAAAATTCAATTCCCGCTTCAATCAAAGTTGCTTTTTCCGGTTCCGTTAAGGGCATTTCCACAAAATTTTCCAGGGTTATCATTTCTACATAAGCAGCGTTATTTTTGGCAATTAGCAATGCCATATCGGCAGCTATTGCTCCTCCTACAAGAGCAACGCGTTTATCGGTAAAATTGTATCGGGAAGGGTTTTTTAGAATGTCAAAACCGTAAATTGCTGTTTCATCACCGGGAATATTTAAATGCATAGCTTCATTTAAGCCCCCGGCAACAATCACTGCCTCAAAACCTTCATCCAATAAATTCTGCGGTTCATCTATTTTTTTCCGGATATGTTCTATTTTGAATGTTTCTGCCAGGAATTTCAGGTCTTCCAGCAAGTCAATTGTTTCCAAACGCTCTTCCGGAATTAAATTTACCTGACCTCCTAAGGGTTCAGGATCAAACAGCAGCGGCTGATAACCAAATTGGGTTAAAGTTACGGCAGCTCCAATGGCAGAAGGTCCTGCCCCGATAATAGCAATTTTTTTATTTAAAGAAAGAGGGGAAGCAAATTCAGGCACCATCTTCAACTGCCTGGCTTTACGAATTATCGTTGCCTGAACGGCAGGAATTTGAATTGGAGTGTCAAATTTTTCACGCGCACAGGCATTTACACAATGGTCATCGGGACATACATTTCCGCAAATTCCACCTAAAGGATTGCTGGCTAAAATTATTCCCGCAGCACGCTTAAAATCGGAAGGTCTGCCTTTAGCAGCTGCCATCATAAAATCGGCAGGAGAACAATCACAGGGACAGGCATTTTTACAGGGCTTGTTCTCACAATATTCACAACGACTTATTTCACTGAATAATTGGGCATCCGTCAAAATCATTTTTTGCCTCCTTTATTTTTAGCCACCGAAAGCACCAAAAATACCTCTCACAGATAGCACAGATTTCACAGATTTTATAATTCTCCATTCTCCATTCTCAATTCTCCATTCTCCATTCTCAATTCTCCATTCTCCATTCTCCATTCTCCATTCTCCATTCTCCATTCACTTTTCACCCTTCACCTTTCACTTTTCACCGTTCACCGTTCACCGTTCACCGTTCACCGTTCACCCTCATTTATCACTTATAATATGTCCTTTTCCCACACCCCGAACTTGGCATCCCAATTCTTTGTAGATTTTAATGGTTTCATCAGAAAGGAAATTGGAGCAATCCACGATCAAGGGTTTGGTATTGCATAAATTAACAACATATTCAGGATCAAGTTTTCGGTATTGACTGTGTCCTACAGCAAAAATAACCACATCGGACTCGGGTAGAACATTATTCAGATCGTTTTGTATATGGTTTTCTTCCATTTCAGGCCAAGCTTCTACATAAGGATCGTGGGTTTTAACCTGGGCAAGGTCTTTGCGCAAAAATTCCACTAAGGTCTTAGAAGGAGAGTGCCTTGTATCGCCAACATCTTCCAGATAGGATACCCCCAAAACGGCTATTTGCAGGTTTTTCAGTTCCGGATAAATACTTTTAACGATTTCAATTGTATGTAGAGGCATTGTATCATTAGTATTAACAGCTTT from Candidatus Cloacimonas sp. includes the following:
- a CDS encoding ABC transporter substrate-binding protein is translated as MKFKWLFLPLGLALIIVCAFACSSQQKKILRVGTDAEDPPFTYQEGNDIKGIDIEICKRIADKLGIQLQVTRYPFEDLFSALAQNKIDIAASAITITPKRKQTMDFTIPYFETDLAVVAKAGSPVQIANIEDMGKYRVGCQNTTTSHQYLTENLVEKDLLPKEKLKLYPTVIETLGELLNNKIDLMVFDE
- a CDS encoding FAD-dependent oxidoreductase, whose product is MILTDAQLFSEISRCEYCENKPCKNACPCDCSPADFMMAAAKGRPSDFKRAAGIILASNPLGGICGNVCPDDHCVNACAREKFDTPIQIPAVQATIIRKARQLKMVPEFASPLSLNKKIAIIGAGPSAIGAAVTLTQFGYQPLLFDPEPLGGQVNLIPEERLETIDLLEDLKFLAETFKIEHIRKKIDEPQNLLDEGFEAVIVAGGLNEAMHLNIPGDETAIYGFDILKNPSRYNFTDKRVALVGGAIAADMALLIAKNNAAYVEMITLENFVEMPLTEPEKATLIEAGIEFSPRTRITEIVNEGKHIKGIKTKKVYLPKGEKFAPNLLRDEEGTTESFRPFDLVIIAIGNKPPFAVNKLKTLSDRLFCCGDMINGPTTVVEAVASGKNTALLVHSRLGKQDIAEPEKATKCCFPVWGWKKYPVSLQTDFFGRKMDSPFILSAAPPSDGYEQMKKAYLAGWSGGIMKTAFDNEDIHIPGEYMFTFGDKKKTFANCDNVSEHPLERVCEEIALLIKDFPDRLTMASTGGPVTGDDINDKKCWQANTLKLEQAGAMGIEYSLSCPQGGDGTKGDIVAQDPVLTAKIIDWVMEISNPEIPKLFKLTGAVTAIYPILSAVKRVLDKYPAKKAGITLANTFPALAFREKEKPWDEGIIVGLSGEGILPISYLNLARAGKSGIFISGNGGAMNYLDAANFLALGAKNVQFCTIVEKYGYGIIDELKMGLSYLLEAKGLTSVAELIGKAQPKPITDFPNLPKKTKSSSLIQELCLKCGNCTRCPYQAIELDADGYPEIDSDKCVGCSLCTQLCFAGALEMKGEQ
- a CDS encoding SIMPL domain-containing protein (The SIMPL domain is named for its presence in mouse protein SIMPL (signalling molecule that associates with mouse pelle-like kinase). Bacterial member BP26, from Brucella, was shown to assemble into a channel-like structure, while YggE from E. coli has been associated with resistance to oxidative stress.); translated protein: MITALLVIICIAIAAGIVWLIFTKDKVIARTWGIVGLSFIIGLTVFGYFFMQSRQAPTSLRVVGYASKLFESDLVKWNLTMQRNVSNDSLKEGYTKMSSDVTAFQKYLTEQGIPEKDISIQPINSYQTTDNYGNHTGYTLNQNVFVVSSDIPKIETLALKPDFFAERGILLQNSNLAYLYTKLPDLKKQLLSEATKDAVARAHEIAGSGNTKLGKLREARAGVFQITEPYSTEVSDYGIYNTSTRSKSISVTLTAIFKLQ